In Candidatus Neomarinimicrobiota bacterium, a single window of DNA contains:
- a CDS encoding PorV/PorQ family protein yields the protein MKKTWYGTVLVTILLSAPLTAVSEAGALFLLISPGARAGGMGEAQVAVANDAYASYWNPAGLAFLSSSEIALMHVNWLPNLVSDMYYEFLAFRHHFPTLGTLGGHIIFLNLGEQVRTDEQGENLGTFNSFMLAISGSYGAHISRNSSVGFNVKLLHQKLAEIGAGAEKGKGVSTDFAFDVAYYKKRFLTSRLDLGITLTNIGPKIAFIDEAQADPMPTNFTVGFNYRLVDTEHNKLSFVMDLHKMLVASYPDMDWDGDGVVGHYDKRGNFEGPGGDYNEKGKLEVAHTDPIFLGIVTSWLDDWLLGGDIDKPGKDGTSDGRIGGYIRDGDGNLSATDDQEWGESGYGKYNDAGELELGTGDQRAFKREIEEMIMNFGAEYWYSKYFAIRAGFYYDRMGKINNPTFGIGLRFGGYGFDAGFTLGEPGHPLTNTMRFSLNMEF from the coding sequence ATGAAGAAGACTTGGTATGGTACGGTGTTGGTGACGATCCTGTTGTCAGCTCCGCTCACGGCAGTCAGTGAGGCCGGCGCCTTGTTTCTTCTCATATCACCAGGAGCACGGGCAGGTGGAATGGGTGAGGCCCAGGTGGCCGTTGCCAACGATGCCTACGCCAGCTACTGGAATCCGGCCGGACTCGCCTTCCTCTCGAGCAGTGAAATTGCTCTGATGCACGTCAACTGGCTTCCCAATTTGGTTTCGGACATGTACTATGAGTTCTTGGCATTCAGGCATCATTTTCCGACACTGGGGACACTGGGCGGTCACATTATCTTCCTGAACCTCGGAGAGCAGGTGCGCACTGACGAACAGGGCGAAAATCTCGGCACTTTCAACAGTTTTATGTTAGCAATCTCCGGGTCGTATGGAGCCCACATCTCAAGGAATTCATCCGTGGGCTTCAACGTAAAATTGCTCCACCAGAAGCTGGCGGAAATCGGTGCAGGGGCTGAGAAAGGCAAAGGTGTGTCTACGGACTTTGCCTTTGACGTTGCCTACTATAAGAAGAGGTTCCTGACTTCGCGCCTTGATCTGGGCATAACCCTGACAAATATCGGTCCGAAGATTGCATTCATCGATGAGGCGCAAGCGGACCCCATGCCCACGAATTTCACCGTTGGGTTCAACTACAGACTCGTGGATACAGAACATAATAAGCTCAGTTTTGTCATGGATTTGCACAAGATGCTCGTGGCTTCGTATCCTGACATGGATTGGGACGGCGACGGAGTGGTGGGCCACTACGATAAGAGAGGGAATTTCGAAGGTCCCGGCGGTGATTACAACGAAAAGGGCAAGCTCGAGGTCGCTCATACCGATCCCATCTTCCTGGGAATCGTGACGTCATGGTTGGACGACTGGCTGCTGGGTGGTGATATCGACAAGCCTGGAAAGGACGGCACGTCTGACGGCAGAATTGGTGGTTATATCCGCGATGGTGACGGGAATCTCTCGGCGACAGACGATCAGGAGTGGGGCGAGTCGGGGTACGGAAAGTACAACGACGCCGGAGAACTCGAATTGGGCACCGGTGACCAGCGAGCCTTCAAGAGAGAGATAGAAGAAATGATCATGAATTTTGGTGCAGAATACTGGTACTCCAAGTACTTCGCCATCCGGGCAGGGTTCTACTATGATCGGATGGGAAAGATCAATAATCCCACTTTCGGTATCGGACTTCGTTTCGGCGGCTACGGATTTGATGCGGGATTTACCCTTGGAGAACCGGGTCATCCGTTGACCAATACCATGAGATTCTCCCTCAACATGGAGTTTTAG
- a CDS encoding TRAP transporter large permease subunit, with protein sequence MKSSRPLHETMGLGEDILASTALLAMAALPCIEAITRLFRLPGIPGSTVIVQHLTLWIAFLGAILAARQNKLLALTRRQFPEKDDGGGVGTWIANTISVTVVVMLAWASFKLVQVEAAFPREVLPGVSIWVVQSIMPIGFLLIAIEIWRQSNREPVWRSLMLAIVVIVCAIGLGESLRTSIMLWIGVAGLGVALVFGAPLIVGLGGIAVLLFWHDAVPVSAVPTEMYRIVVSPTLPTIPLFTLAGYILAEGGASRRLIKVFRLWFGWIPGGTPVMVALLSGFFTALTGGSGVTILALGGLLLPMLVAQNYPKKFSIGLITVSGSLGLLFPPSLPAILYGVTAGVAINRIFLAGVIPGLLLIILVALWGVRQGAKSSIERTPFEPGPAFAALWKAKWEVLLPVIILGGIFGGFTTLVEVAAFTVIYALLVEAIIYKDLKPNAVPGVIVNCATLVGGVLLILGVAMGLTNYLVDAQVPMHALDWVKSNIDSKLVFLLTLNGFLLIVGCMMDIFSAIIVVVPLIVPMGVHFGIDPVHLAVIFIANLELGFLTPPVGMNLFLSAYRFNKSMPEIYVATLPFFLIRLLAVLAITYIPIISLGLVGGTP encoded by the coding sequence TTGAAGTCTTCCAGGCCCCTTCATGAGACCATGGGTCTCGGGGAGGATATTCTGGCTTCGACAGCCCTTCTGGCCATGGCGGCGCTTCCCTGCATTGAAGCAATCACTCGGTTATTTCGACTTCCAGGGATTCCCGGTTCCACCGTCATAGTCCAACATCTGACCCTCTGGATCGCTTTCCTTGGGGCGATTCTCGCCGCCCGCCAGAATAAGCTGCTTGCCCTTACTCGAAGGCAATTTCCGGAAAAGGATGACGGGGGGGGTGTAGGAACCTGGATAGCGAACACAATCTCCGTAACCGTGGTGGTCATGCTCGCCTGGGCCAGTTTCAAACTCGTTCAAGTGGAGGCCGCTTTCCCAAGGGAAGTGCTCCCGGGAGTGTCCATATGGGTTGTACAGTCAATTATGCCCATTGGTTTTCTCCTGATCGCCATTGAAATATGGAGGCAAAGCAACAGGGAACCTGTCTGGCGATCCCTTATGCTCGCCATTGTGGTCATCGTGTGCGCAATCGGCCTGGGGGAAAGTCTTCGAACTTCAATCATGCTCTGGATTGGCGTCGCCGGTCTGGGTGTTGCACTCGTTTTTGGTGCACCCCTGATTGTTGGTCTGGGTGGTATAGCCGTGCTCCTGTTTTGGCACGACGCCGTACCCGTTTCCGCTGTCCCAACCGAGATGTACAGGATTGTCGTCTCTCCCACATTGCCAACCATCCCCCTGTTTACCCTTGCGGGCTATATTCTCGCGGAGGGGGGGGCCTCTCGCAGGCTGATAAAAGTGTTCCGCCTCTGGTTTGGCTGGATCCCGGGAGGTACTCCTGTTATGGTGGCACTGCTCAGCGGTTTCTTCACGGCTCTTACCGGTGGTTCCGGCGTAACTATTCTGGCTCTGGGAGGACTTCTCCTCCCCATGCTCGTGGCCCAGAATTATCCCAAGAAATTCTCCATAGGCCTTATTACCGTTTCCGGTTCTCTTGGACTCCTCTTCCCCCCAAGTTTGCCGGCAATCCTCTACGGTGTAACAGCGGGCGTAGCCATCAACCGCATATTCCTCGCCGGCGTCATCCCCGGTCTCCTTCTTATTATCCTGGTTGCGTTATGGGGTGTACGGCAGGGAGCCAAGTCCAGTATTGAACGCACTCCATTTGAACCCGGGCCGGCATTCGCTGCACTCTGGAAAGCAAAATGGGAGGTTCTTCTTCCGGTGATCATTCTCGGGGGGATTTTCGGCGGATTCACAACACTGGTGGAGGTCGCTGCCTTTACGGTCATCTATGCACTTCTGGTGGAGGCGATCATATACAAGGACCTGAAGCCCAATGCGGTGCCAGGAGTCATCGTGAATTGCGCCACGTTAGTGGGTGGCGTTCTTCTTATCCTGGGAGTAGCGATGGGACTTACGAATTACCTGGTTGACGCCCAGGTACCCATGCATGCCCTCGATTGGGTGAAGTCAAATATTGACAGCAAGCTCGTCTTCCTGCTGACCTTGAACGGGTTTCTCCTGATCGTGGGTTGCATGATGGACATTTTCTCCGCCATCATAGTGGTCGTGCCTCTGATCGTTCCCATGGGTGTTCATTTTGGGATTGATCCGGTTCACCTTGCCGTCATATTCATCGCCAATCTTGAACTGGGATTCTTGACGCCTCCCGTAGGGATGAATCTGTTCCTTTCGGCTTACAGGTTTAATAAGTCGATGCCAGAGATATATGTGGCCACGCTTCCGTTTTTTCTCATAAGGCTGCTGGCAGTGCTCGCCATCACGTACATTCCCATAATCTCCCTGGGTCTTGTTGGCGGGACGCCGTGA
- the dctP gene encoding TRAP transporter substrate-binding protein DctP: protein MVPVCGAGKTLVVKMATLAPDGSPWHEILVEMGQQWYEVTGGEVQLRIYPGGVAGDERHMIRKIRIGQIHAAAVTVEGLTEISRDMNVFFIPLLVSSFEELDALRDEMEPQLLSELERNGFKLLSWADVGWAYWFTREPIRTPQDLMDLRIFSWAGDYRWTELWKLGGFQPVSLASIDVLPSLQTGLVDAFATAPIVALSMQWFALAPYMLKLKWGPLIGAVIIGKKTWDAIPAEYHPDLLEIAKHTEDRARSLLPQARKALDAMQAHGLEIHIPSQEERDTWLRFTRSFYPHLRGNLIPEGIFDRAIELQKQLSVQKDQDN, encoded by the coding sequence ATGGTACCGGTTTGCGGAGCGGGAAAGACTCTCGTTGTCAAAATGGCCACCCTCGCTCCAGATGGCTCCCCATGGCATGAGATCCTGGTGGAGATGGGCCAGCAATGGTATGAGGTGACTGGTGGCGAGGTTCAACTCAGAATCTACCCTGGCGGTGTCGCAGGAGACGAAAGACACATGATCCGAAAAATTCGGATTGGACAGATTCATGCCGCTGCAGTTACTGTCGAGGGTTTGACGGAAATCAGTCGGGACATGAACGTTTTCTTCATACCTCTGCTTGTCTCTTCGTTCGAAGAGCTGGATGCTCTTCGTGATGAGATGGAGCCCCAACTTTTATCAGAGTTGGAAAGGAATGGATTCAAACTGCTCAGCTGGGCTGACGTTGGATGGGCCTACTGGTTCACAAGGGAGCCCATTCGGACTCCACAAGATCTGATGGATCTCAGGATTTTTAGCTGGGCGGGCGATTATCGCTGGACAGAGCTGTGGAAACTGGGTGGTTTTCAGCCCGTATCACTGGCATCGATTGATGTACTACCTTCTCTGCAAACGGGACTCGTGGATGCGTTCGCGACCGCGCCGATTGTGGCCCTGTCCATGCAGTGGTTCGCCCTGGCACCATATATGCTCAAATTAAAGTGGGGACCCTTGATAGGTGCCGTCATCATTGGCAAGAAGACCTGGGACGCCATTCCGGCGGAATATCACCCGGATCTTCTCGAAATTGCCAAACATACAGAGGATCGGGCAAGATCCTTACTGCCGCAGGCCCGGAAAGCCCTCGATGCGATGCAAGCGCACGGACTGGAAATCCACATTCCCTCTCAGGAGGAAAGGGATACATGGCTTCGGTTTACAAGATCTTTCTATCCTCATCTTCGAGGCAACCTGATTCCTGAAGGAATCTTCGACAGAGCGATCGAACTGCAGAAGCAGCTGAGCGTTCAGAAAGACCAGGATAACTAG
- a CDS encoding TRAP transporter TatT component family protein: MDNLTGRFHYLNLPSMARFSRRKEFSILILLLILCVMSCSPARFITNRLVAPMEELDELYLTENDPQLVRESMPSTLKMLELFLQNSPDNPGLLLAAAQAFTLYGYAFVLRDAEVAIAHDVDEARRLRERSSRLFLRAREFAFRALEVKYPRFRETYFAWPVESLNRVEKEDVCLLYWAAVSWGSLISSSKDNPGVIVDLPHVGRFLERALELDDGYDKGAIHEVMISYSINRPDAGSAGIEKAEHHYERALELSGGNRASVYVNYAESICVRKQEREEFLNLLDQAISIDVDEDPSSRLANLVAQEKARWLKERVDELFF; this comes from the coding sequence GTGGATAATCTAACCGGTCGTTTCCATTATTTGAACCTTCCATCCATGGCAAGGTTTTCCCGCAGAAAAGAATTTTCCATCCTCATTTTGCTTCTCATCCTCTGTGTGATGAGCTGCTCGCCTGCGAGATTCATCACGAACAGATTGGTGGCTCCCATGGAGGAGCTGGATGAGCTTTATCTGACGGAAAATGATCCCCAGCTGGTACGGGAGTCAATGCCTTCCACGCTCAAGATGCTGGAATTGTTTTTGCAGAATTCACCCGACAATCCGGGACTTCTTTTAGCGGCCGCACAGGCATTTACTCTCTACGGCTATGCGTTTGTTCTGAGGGATGCTGAAGTGGCAATCGCTCATGACGTTGATGAGGCAAGACGTCTCCGTGAGCGGTCAAGCCGGCTCTTCCTTCGGGCGAGGGAGTTTGCGTTCCGCGCCCTGGAGGTGAAGTACCCTCGGTTTCGGGAAACCTATTTCGCGTGGCCTGTAGAGTCGCTAAATCGGGTAGAAAAGGAAGATGTTTGTCTCCTCTATTGGGCGGCCGTTTCATGGGGAAGTCTCATTTCATCTTCAAAGGATAATCCGGGGGTCATCGTTGATCTCCCCCATGTGGGGCGCTTTCTGGAACGAGCCCTGGAACTCGACGACGGCTATGACAAAGGGGCTATTCACGAAGTCATGATATCGTACTCCATCAATCGTCCCGATGCGGGCAGCGCCGGGATAGAAAAGGCAGAGCACCACTACGAACGTGCTCTCGAGCTCTCGGGTGGAAATCGAGCATCCGTTTATGTCAATTATGCCGAGTCCATTTGTGTGAGGAAACAGGAGCGAGAGGAATTCTTGAACCTACTTGATCAGGCTATCTCCATCGACGTCGATGAGGATCCCTCCTCAAGGTTGGCCAACCTGGTGGCCCAGGAGAAAGCCAGGTGGTTGAAAGAACGTGTGGATGAACTTTTCTTCTGA
- the glyA gene encoding serine hydroxymethyltransferase, with product MSNTSKSANTAGALRRQDPEVYEAIHREIMREDETLELIASENFVSYPVLEAAGSIMTNKYAEGYPGRRYYGGCEWVDVAEDLARERAKKLFSAKYVNVQPHSGSQANMAVYFTFLKPGHTMMGLNLAHGGHLTHGSPVNFSGRLYNVVSYQVEKKTGRVDFDELLKLAREARPEMIVCGGSAYPRFIEFEKFREVCDDVGAFLMADIAHPAGLVATGIHPSPWPHCDVVTSTTHKTLRGPRGGLILMGKDWENPWGIVAPKSRRTKMVSELIDSSVMPGTQGGPLMHIIAAKAVAFGEALRPPFKKYCRRVVNNAREMAQALIERDYELVSGGTDTHVVLADLTQKNMTGKAAEAALEKAGITVNKNMVPFDERSPMVTSGIRLGTPAITTRGMGKSEMHQIADLIDRVLRQMDDEKVVSKAQEEVRELCSRFPLYSDLQN from the coding sequence GTGAGCAATACGTCCAAATCAGCTAACACCGCGGGGGCTCTCCGCCGACAGGACCCGGAGGTCTATGAGGCCATTCACCGCGAAATCATGAGGGAGGATGAGACTCTTGAATTGATTGCCTCCGAAAACTTCGTCAGCTATCCTGTTCTGGAGGCAGCTGGGAGTATCATGACCAACAAGTATGCGGAGGGCTATCCGGGCCGGAGGTATTACGGCGGATGCGAATGGGTCGACGTTGCAGAGGATCTGGCCCGGGAAAGGGCGAAAAAGCTCTTCAGTGCCAAATACGTGAACGTGCAGCCGCATTCAGGTTCTCAGGCAAACATGGCTGTCTATTTTACTTTCCTCAAGCCCGGCCACACGATGATGGGTCTCAATCTGGCGCACGGTGGGCACCTCACTCATGGGAGTCCCGTCAACTTCTCAGGAAGGCTCTACAATGTAGTGTCCTACCAGGTGGAAAAGAAAACGGGAAGAGTAGATTTTGACGAGCTCCTGAAACTCGCGCGAGAGGCAAGACCCGAGATGATTGTATGCGGTGGCAGCGCATATCCCAGGTTCATTGAATTCGAGAAGTTCAGGGAAGTCTGTGATGATGTGGGAGCGTTTCTCATGGCGGATATTGCCCATCCAGCAGGACTTGTGGCCACGGGTATTCACCCTTCCCCCTGGCCACACTGCGACGTTGTGACGTCCACGACTCACAAGACTCTCAGGGGTCCCAGGGGCGGTCTCATTCTCATGGGAAAGGATTGGGAAAATCCGTGGGGTATCGTGGCCCCGAAGTCGCGTCGGACCAAAATGGTTTCCGAGCTGATTGACTCGAGCGTAATGCCCGGGACTCAGGGAGGTCCTCTCATGCATATCATTGCGGCCAAGGCGGTGGCATTCGGAGAGGCGCTCCGACCGCCGTTCAAGAAGTATTGCCGAAGAGTCGTGAACAACGCGAGGGAGATGGCTCAGGCACTTATTGAGCGGGACTATGAGCTTGTGAGTGGAGGAACGGACACTCATGTAGTCCTTGCGGATCTCACCCAAAAGAACATGACGGGCAAAGCTGCCGAGGCGGCCCTTGAAAAGGCCGGCATTACGGTAAACAAGAATATGGTGCCATTCGATGAACGGAGTCCCATGGTCACGAGCGGAATCAGGTTGGGCACTCCTGCCATAACGACGCGCGGTATGGGAAAGAGTGAGATGCATCAGATAGCCGACCTTATCGATCGGGTACTCAGACAGATGGACGATGAGAAGGTAGTGTCGAAAGCGCAGGAAGAAGTTCGAGAACTCTGTTCCCGTTTCCCGCTCTATTCCGATCTTCAGAATTGA
- a CDS encoding glycogen/starch synthase, which translates to MPLKLYFLTSEIIPFAETGPLAHFSKYVPIRLQGHEHDIRLTAPKYGFISERKYILREVIRLREIECEMGDEIIMASAKSAFIPQTRVQVYFMEHPSWFQPLNPLLYKSRNGRPLPDNDDRFGFFGKTALNMLTHLFWSPNVILCNDWQSSFIPILYKQLYKDQDFYRNIKTVQIIHSLNDYSAVSRATYDKLGVSLPSELEGEEVNSLAIASDSADMVIAVDGPERKISKELSKHADFKAAYESIEKKLETVTHDDTSEESYRSAADHINDLLQDRFS; encoded by the coding sequence ATGCCTCTGAAACTCTATTTCTTAACATCTGAGATTATTCCCTTCGCTGAGACTGGTCCCCTTGCACATTTCTCCAAGTATGTCCCTATTCGACTACAGGGGCATGAACACGACATACGTCTCACGGCTCCTAAATACGGTTTCATCAGTGAACGAAAATATATACTGAGAGAGGTAATCCGGCTCCGCGAGATTGAGTGCGAGATGGGAGATGAGATCATCATGGCCTCGGCGAAATCGGCATTCATTCCTCAAACTCGTGTGCAGGTTTACTTCATGGAACATCCGTCATGGTTTCAACCCTTGAACCCTCTTCTCTACAAGTCGAGGAACGGGAGACCTTTACCTGACAATGACGACAGGTTTGGGTTCTTCGGGAAGACGGCGCTGAATATGTTAACACATCTGTTCTGGAGTCCGAATGTGATTTTATGCAATGACTGGCAGTCTTCATTCATTCCGATTCTGTACAAGCAGCTCTATAAGGATCAGGACTTCTACAGGAATATTAAGACTGTTCAGATCATTCATTCACTGAATGATTATTCCGCCGTATCGCGTGCCACCTACGACAAGCTGGGTGTATCCCTCCCCAGTGAATTGGAAGGGGAGGAGGTAAATTCTCTTGCCATCGCCTCTGATTCTGCGGACATGGTCATCGCCGTGGATGGTCCCGAGAGAAAGATATCGAAGGAACTTTCCAAACATGCGGACTTTAAAGCGGCATATGAATCTATTGAGAAAAAACTTGAAACGGTGACTCACGATGATACTTCAGAGGAAAGCTATAGATCCGCGGCCGACCATATCAACGACCTCCTTCAGGATCGTTTCTCCTAA
- a CDS encoding tetratricopeptide repeat protein, translating into MQRTGPPTRSNAQQDQLKELSQRVDALESKLNQLMGVIVPDVENALNVVVKSRAQSDSTTILLINRINTIQNKMKIVEDRAEYSDSTNLEMLEQLLMIENKIVTLTRSFNELYALRSGVVEPGDLRIRGDDFRLKYVEALSQYQNGHFQIAIDGFSSLAASGLDHKLADNSQYWLAESYYALKNYRRAIKEFGRVFEFKGGDKWDDAQLKIGLCYQRIGNTDRAKSEFQKLLDHFPDSEYYQKAQQYLRQL; encoded by the coding sequence ATGCAGCGAACCGGACCGCCAACCCGGTCGAATGCCCAGCAGGACCAGCTGAAGGAGCTGTCTCAACGGGTGGATGCTTTGGAGAGTAAACTGAATCAGCTTATGGGGGTGATTGTCCCCGATGTTGAAAATGCGCTGAATGTCGTGGTCAAGTCAAGAGCCCAGTCAGACAGTACCACAATTCTGCTCATCAACAGGATCAATACCATTCAGAACAAGATGAAGATTGTGGAGGATAGGGCCGAATACTCGGACAGTACAAATCTTGAGATGCTTGAGCAACTGCTGATGATTGAGAACAAGATCGTGACACTCACGCGTAGCTTCAACGAATTGTATGCTCTCAGATCCGGAGTTGTCGAACCGGGCGATTTAAGGATACGTGGAGATGACTTCAGGCTGAAATATGTTGAGGCGTTGAGTCAATACCAGAACGGTCATTTCCAGATCGCGATTGACGGTTTTTCTTCGTTGGCTGCGTCAGGGCTTGACCACAAGCTTGCGGATAACAGTCAGTACTGGCTGGCCGAGTCTTATTATGCCCTGAAGAATTACAGACGGGCCATAAAAGAATTTGGGCGAGTTTTTGAATTTAAGGGCGGGGACAAATGGGATGACGCCCAGCTAAAGATTGGGTTATGCTATCAAAGGATCGGGAACACTGATAGGGCGAAAAGCGAGTTCCAAAAGCTCCTGGATCACTTCCCGGATAGCGAATACTATCAGAAAGCTCAACAGTATCTCCGTCAACTCTAG
- the rodA gene encoding rod shape-determining protein RodA, with amino-acid sequence MRQFFRKLKEANLRWVFVALALNGFGLVALYSIGSDAEELSMNSRFFKHLLWLVPASGAFIFFLAIPVRVIHKYAYAAFGLVLGLLFVPHLTGPVAGTYRWISFGGVGFQPSEIMKWVLVIALARYLSDHNLKIKSIRSVIVPILITLIPAVVIMRQPDLGSAIIVVAPIISLLYWVGARSFHIFILVAPILTMITAFNFYTFTFWIVLVAVILYLSNTTFRAKLSNFFVNIFIGLLTPVLWGQLKSYQQERFLVLLDVSRDPRGAAYQVIQSQTAIGSGGFFGKGWGRGTQTHLKFLPEQETDFIFSVIGEELGFIAVCLILLLFALLILDLIRAAYVSSERFSSLILIGIATLFLTHMFVNVGMTINLLPVKGLPLPFLSYGGSFLVSCYAMIGLAMNVSVEALE; translated from the coding sequence ATGAGACAATTTTTCAGAAAACTGAAAGAAGCCAATCTCAGATGGGTTTTCGTCGCTCTCGCGCTCAACGGCTTCGGCTTGGTTGCTCTCTACAGCATCGGTTCCGATGCTGAGGAGCTGTCCATGAATTCCCGCTTTTTCAAACACCTGTTGTGGCTAGTCCCCGCGTCCGGTGCTTTCATTTTCTTCCTGGCAATACCAGTCAGGGTGATTCACAAGTATGCATATGCTGCCTTTGGTCTTGTCCTTGGCTTGCTCTTTGTTCCCCACCTAACCGGGCCGGTGGCGGGAACCTACCGGTGGATCAGTTTTGGTGGTGTCGGTTTCCAGCCCTCGGAGATCATGAAGTGGGTGCTGGTCATCGCCCTCGCCCGATATCTTTCTGATCATAATCTCAAGATAAAGAGCATCCGGTCTGTCATCGTTCCCATTCTGATAACGCTGATACCTGCAGTGGTGATTATGAGGCAGCCTGACCTGGGATCGGCGATCATTGTTGTCGCTCCCATCATTTCACTCCTTTACTGGGTGGGAGCACGGTCCTTTCATATCTTCATACTGGTGGCACCCATTTTAACCATGATCACCGCATTCAATTTCTATACCTTCACTTTCTGGATAGTGTTGGTAGCCGTGATTCTTTATCTATCCAATACAACGTTCAGGGCGAAGCTCTCAAACTTCTTCGTGAATATTTTCATCGGTCTGCTTACCCCCGTTCTGTGGGGACAATTGAAATCCTACCAGCAGGAGAGATTCCTGGTGCTGCTCGATGTCTCCAGGGACCCAAGAGGGGCTGCGTACCAGGTTATTCAATCTCAGACGGCAATCGGTTCTGGAGGATTCTTTGGAAAGGGGTGGGGCAGAGGGACGCAGACGCATCTGAAGTTCCTGCCGGAGCAGGAGACAGATTTCATTTTCTCAGTCATAGGGGAAGAATTGGGGTTTATTGCTGTATGTCTCATACTGCTTCTGTTCGCTCTGCTCATCCTCGACCTCATAAGAGCGGCTTACGTGTCCAGTGAGAGATTCTCGAGTCTCATACTCATCGGAATTGCGACTCTCTTTCTTACTCATATGTTCGTCAACGTGGGGATGACGATCAACCTGCTTCCGGTGAAGGGCCTGCCTCTCCCATTTCTGAGCTACGGTGGTTCGTTCCTCGTTTCATGTTACGCTATGATCGGTCTCGCTATGAATGTGAGCGTGGAAGCGCTGGAATAG